A genomic window from Osmerus eperlanus chromosome 5, fOsmEpe2.1, whole genome shotgun sequence includes:
- the plekha7a gene encoding pleckstrin homology domain-containing family A member 7 isoform X13 yields MAAPLGRDTLPEHWSYGVCKDGRVFFVNDETHTTTWLHPRTAEPVNSGHMIRSDLPRGWEEGFTDEGASYFLNHNQRATTFLHPGTGQVTADSVDFILQEQPSGRMSRLPAADLRPSSTVSEASTAVTTSTADTTSVSKGSRLSVRVHSFGKRDQAIKRNPNIPVVVRGWLYKQDSSGMRLWKRKWFVLADYCLFYYKDSREESVLGSIPLPSYVISAVEPEDHISRKYAFKAEHSGMRTYFFSADTQEDMHGWVKAMNQAALMQNHTTMLKRPSDSQKSENSDTSECQAVPQTNHIITNHTKTNPEAPNPLADGVVLEPVEIHRDTVDAASIHPNPPPVTEIPRTIDMKIFPTNPLDLPFDSASVSAPVSRAPSCVPSRAPSRGASTLPPSVFLRNGLIPSPVPEPNGIGAGTYQRATLPPMERQVQRRSALEQVEDWVQVQKGEHKVPTSREGSLPRRTPPTQPKFSRVETYQSLPKTPRHSPPTAARHGEYKYAQDRLSHFRLTPDPQTGTLSREGTGPGGTTVWQLYEWQQRHQFRHGSPTAPLYTPAPDYPFGPRPPSTVPPSAPRPSSEVPRCISVPPSPSDIPPPGPPPGYGRTLSPPRRPHMPADRVTVRPMGERSALDMPLAGSPRRAKSQLLKTSTIERRSMPSSGYITHTVSAPSLHGKTADDTYMQLKKDLEYLDLKVVGSQTLKDAGKPVKVAESDVDVKLSRLCEQDKILKALATTISSLKDDKDKLESVLDVSHQQMEQYQGQPAHAEKIAFQQRLLQEDLVHIRAEVSGASTEMAKAWDEYSRIESSVEQLRTALHAQMNHSATPQEKAEIKRELWRIEDVIAGLSSSKANYKVTIDSVQNPERKVVPFVSDSAIPSQSVTLPVEEIQPPPRSSQPSPASHTLPHKTVPNWAEDDAPPRPPLPQLYDYEDAPPVVPPLPKEASAIRHMSVRGLKRQSDERKRDRESGLVTNGDCKVELRSYLSEPELPGMGHTGTDFEGDHHTLPNRGLSSSSSRLNQSSNISSYVTLRRGAPGSLGRERPKSALERLNPDSQQALPASSSQPRGRMSAEEQLERMKKHQRALVRERKRNLSHGERYSTTAASSSRPAPPSSAVDLGPQQQQRMKTPLEERQRAEDQSDEGSGVPKEREKLQLDEWMTVIAKPMREVDLDPLDYDLDISRELSKPQKVLIPERYVESDPDEPVSQEEMDQRSRRADRIKNILAKSSVQHLPPSGAGVSLDFTDLDSALQQQERIMSVSHALASEASRKSKEVTAKAVSEL; encoded by the exons TCATAACCAGAGGGCCACCACTTTTTTGCACCCTGGGACGGGACAGGTGACTGCAGATAGCGTGGATTTTATACTTCAGGAACA GCCAAGTGGACGCATGTCCAGGCTACCGGCTGCAGACCTGCGGCCCTCCAGCACCGTCAGCGAAGCCTCCACCGCCGTCACCACATCCACCGCGGATACCACCTCAGTGTCAAAG ggctccaggtTGAGTGTAAGGGTGCACAGCTTTGGTAAGAGAGACCAAGCCATTAAGAGGAACCCCAACATCCCAGTGGTGGTGAGAGGATGGCTCTAcaaacag GACAGCTCTGGGATGAGGTTATGGAAGAGGAAGTGGTTTGTCCTGGCTGATTACTGCCTCTTCTACTACAAAG acAGCAGGGAGGAGTCAGTCCTGGGTAGTATCCCCCTGCCCAGCTATGTCATCTCAGCTGTGGAGCCAGAGGACCACATCAGCCGCAAGTACGCCTTCAAG GCGGAGCACAGTGGGATGAGAACGTACTTTTTCAGTGCTGACACCCAGGAGGACATGCATGGCTGGGTGAAAGCCATGAACCAGGCTGCCCTCATGCAGAACCACACCACCATGCTGAAGAG GCCTTCAGACAGTCAGAAATCCGAAAATTCAGATACATCCGAGTGCCAGGCAGTCCCACAGACCAACCACATCATCACCAACCACACCAAGACCAACCCCGAAGCACCCAACCCTCTCGCTGACGGCGTGGTCCTGGAACCTGTCGAGATCCACAGAGACACGGTGGACGCCGCTAGCATCCATCCAAACCCTCCACCAGTCACAGAGATCCCCAGAACCATAGACATGAAAATCTTCCCCACCAACCCCCTGGACCTCCCTTTTGACTCGGCCTCAGTGTCTGCGCCCGTCTCCAGGGCGCCGTCCTGTGTCCCGTCCCGCGCTCCTTCCCGCGGAGCCTCGACGCTGCCCCCCAGTGTCTTTTTGAGGAATGGCTTGATCCCCTCGCCAGTGCCAGAGCCCAATGGAATAGGGGCGGGGACATACCAGAGGGCCACGCTGCCACCTATGGAAAGGCAGGTGCAAAGGAGGAGCGCATTGGAGCAAGTGGAGGACTGGGTGCAGGTGCAGAAGGGAGAGCACAAAGT CCCCACCTCACGAGAAGGCTCCCTTCCTCGTCGTACCCCCCCAACGCAGCCCAAGTTCAGCAGGGTGGAGACCTACCAGTCCTTGCCAAAAACTCCCCGCCACAGCCCCCCAACTGCCGCTCGCCACGGTGAGTACAAGTACGCCCAGGACCGCCTCAGCCACTTCCGCCTCACACCAGACCCCCAGACGGGCACCCTGTCCAGGGAGGGAACGGGCCCGGGGGGCACCACTGTGTGGCAGCTCTACGAATGGCAGCAGCGTCATCAGTTCCGCCATGGCAGTCCCACTGCCCCTCTCTACACACCTGCCCCGGACTACCCGTTTGGCCCAAGGCCCCCCTCCACCGTGCCCCCCTCGGCCCCTCGACCCTCCTCAGAGGTGCCCCGTTGCATTTCTGTACCTCCGTCGCCCTCCGACATCCCTCCACCAGGACCCCCACCAGGCTACGGCcggaccctgtctccccctcgcAGACCACACATGCCTGCAGATCGAGTGACGGTCAGGCCCATGGGGGAGAGATCGGCACTGGACATGCCCTTAGCCGGCTCCCCTAGGCGAGCCAAGTCTCAGTTGCTCAAG ACTTCCACCATCGAGAGACGGTCTATGCCTTCTTCaggctacatcacacacacagtcagtgcaCCCAGCCTTCACGGAAAAACG GCTGACGATACCTACATGCAACTGAAGAAGGATCTGGAGTATCTAGACCTGAAG GTTGTTGGAAGTCAAACTTTAAAAGATGCGGGAAAACCAGTGAAGGTTGCAGAAAGTGACGTGGAT GTGAAACTGAGTCGTTTATGTGAGCAGGACAAGATTCTAAAGGCGTTGGCGACAACAATCAGTTCTCTGAAGGACGATAAG GACAAGCTGGAGAGTGTGCTGGATGTTTCCCACCAGCAGATGGAGCAGTACCAGGGCCAGCCGGCCCACGCTGAGAAGATCGCCTTCCAGCAGAGGCTGCTGCAGGAGGACCTGGTGCACATCAGGGCCGAGGTGTCAGGAGCCTCtacg GAGATGGCAAAGGCTTGGGATGAGTACAGCAGGATAGAGAGCTCTGTGGAACAGCTAAGGACGGCGCTGCATGCCCAAATGAACCACAGTGCCACCCCGCAG GAGAAAGCAGAAATTAAGCGAGAGTTGTGGAGGATTGAGGATGTGATAGCAGGACTGAGCTCAAGCAAAGCCAACTACAAGGTCACCATCGACTCTGTACAGAACCCTG AGAGGAAAGTAGTGCCTTTTGTGTCGGACTCTGCAATACCTTCCCAGAGCGTCACGCTCCCCGTGGAGGAGATTCAGCCCCCCCCTCGCAGCTCCCAGCCAAGCCCCGCATcccacacactgcctcacaaaACCGTGCCAAATTGG GCTGAGGATGATGCTCCGCCCAGACCGCCGCTGCCCCAGCTCTACGACTATGAGGACGCACCCCCTGTGGTGCCGCCCCTCCCTAAAGAGGCGTCGGCTATCAGACACATGTCAGTACGAGGGCTCAAGCGCCAGTcggacgagaggaagagagacagggagagcggCCTTGTTACAAACGGGGACTGTAAG GTGGAGTTACGGTCGTACCTGAGTGAACCGGAACTGCCAGGGATGGGTCATACTGGCACTGATTTTGAGGGTGACCACCACACCCTCCCAAACAGAG gtctgTCTAGCTCCTCGTCCAGGCTGAACCAGTCCAGTAACATCTCCTCCTACGTGACCCTGAGGAGAGGAGCACCGGGCTCCCTGGGGAGG GAGAGGCCCAAGAGTGCCTTGGAGCGTCTGAATCCCGACTCCCAGCAGGCCCTGCCAGCGAGCAGCAGCCAGCCACGGGGCCGCATGAGCGCCGAGGAGCAGCTGGAGCGCATGAAGAAGCACCAGAGAGCGCTGGTGCGAGAGCGGAAGAGGAACCTTAGCCACGGGGAACGCTACTCCACCAcggctgcctcctcctcccggccagctcccccctcctccgctgTCGACCTGGGCCCC CAACAGCAGCAAAGGATGAAGACTCCGTTGGAGGAGAGACAGCGGGCCGAGGACCAGAGTGATGAGGGGAGTGGTGTGCCAAAGGAAAGGGAGAAGCTCCAGTTAGACGAGTGGATGACTGTGATAGCCAAGCCCATGAGAGAGGTGGACCTGGACCCTCTTGATTATGACTTGGACATCAGCCGTGAG CTGTCCAAGCCCCAGAAGGTCCTTATCCCAGAGCGCTACGTAGAGTCTGACCCCGATGAGCCTGTGAGCCAGGAGGAGATGGACCAACGGTCACGCAGAGCAGATCGCATCAAAAACATCCTGGCCAAATCCAG TGTCCAGCATTTGCCACCATCTGGGGCGGGCGTGTCGCTGGACTTCACCGACCTGGACTCGGCCCTacagcagcaggagaggatCATGAGTGTGTCCCATGCCCTAGCCTCCGAGGCTTCCCGCAAAAGCAAGGAAGTCACAG CCAAGGCCGTGTCTGAACTTTAA
- the plekha7a gene encoding pleckstrin homology domain-containing family A member 7 isoform X5 — protein MAAPLGRDTLPEHWSYGVCKDGRVFFVNDETHTTTWLHPRTAEPVNSGHMIRSDLPRGWEEGFTDEGASYFLNHNQRATTFLHPGTGQVTADSVDFILQEQPSGRMSRLPAADLRPSSTVSEASTAVTTSTADTTSVSKGSRLSVRVHSFGKRDQAIKRNPNIPVVVRGWLYKQDSSGMRLWKRKWFVLADYCLFYYKDSREESVLGSIPLPSYVISAVEPEDHISRKYAFKAEHSGMRTYFFSADTQEDMHGWVKAMNQAALMQNHTTMLKRPSDSQKSENSDTSECQAVPQTNHIITNHTKTNPEAPNPLADGVVLEPVEIHRDTVDAASIHPNPPPVTEIPRTIDMKIFPTNPLDLPFDSASVSAPVSRAPSCVPSRAPSRGASTLPPSVFLRNGLIPSPVPEPNGIGAGTYQRATLPPMERQVQRRSALEQVEDWVQVQKGEHKVPTSREGSLPRRTPPTQPKFSRVETYQSLPKTPRHSPPTAARHGEYKYAQDRLSHFRLTPDPQTGTLSREGTGPGGTTVWQLYEWQQRHQFRHGSPTAPLYTPAPDYPFGPRPPSTVPPSAPRPSSEVPRCISVPPSPSDIPPPGPPPGYGRTLSPPRRPHMPADRVTVRPMGERSALDMPLAGSPRRAKSQLLKTSTIERRSMPSSGYITHTVSAPSLHGKTPEELTLLLIQLRRHQTKMANARLHTLTQLQQLSGPTAPHFLTNSLTRPLVTSGPSLGYYMCPSGPCYSQADDTYMQLKKDLEYLDLKVVGSQTLKDAGKPVKVAESDVDVKLSRLCEQDKILKALATTISSLKDDKDKLESVLDVSHQQMEQYQGQPAHAEKIAFQQRLLQEDLVHIRAEVSGASTEMAKAWDEYSRIESSVEQLRTALHAQMNHSATPQQEKAEIKRELWRIEDVIAGLSSSKANYKVTIDSVQNPERKVVPFVSDSAIPSQSVTLPVEEIQPPPRSSQPSPASHTLPHKTVPNWAEDDAPPRPPLPQLYDYEDAPPVVPPLPKEASAIRHMSVRGLKRQSDERKRDRESGLVTNGDCKVELRSYLSEPELPGMGHTGTDFEGDHHTLPNRGLSSSSSRLNQSSNISSYVTLRRGAPGSLGRERPKSALERLNPDSQQALPASSSQPRGRMSAEEQLERMKKHQRALVRERKRNLSHGERYSTTAASSSRPAPPSSAVDLGPQQQQRMKTPLEERQRAEDQSDEGSGVPKEREKLQLDEWMTVIAKPMREVDLDPLDYDLDISRELSKPQKVLIPERYVESDPDEPVSQEEMDQRSRRADRIKNILAKSSVQHLPPSGAGVSLDFTDLDSALQQQERIMSVSHALASEASRKSKEVTAKAVSEL, from the exons TCATAACCAGAGGGCCACCACTTTTTTGCACCCTGGGACGGGACAGGTGACTGCAGATAGCGTGGATTTTATACTTCAGGAACA GCCAAGTGGACGCATGTCCAGGCTACCGGCTGCAGACCTGCGGCCCTCCAGCACCGTCAGCGAAGCCTCCACCGCCGTCACCACATCCACCGCGGATACCACCTCAGTGTCAAAG ggctccaggtTGAGTGTAAGGGTGCACAGCTTTGGTAAGAGAGACCAAGCCATTAAGAGGAACCCCAACATCCCAGTGGTGGTGAGAGGATGGCTCTAcaaacag GACAGCTCTGGGATGAGGTTATGGAAGAGGAAGTGGTTTGTCCTGGCTGATTACTGCCTCTTCTACTACAAAG acAGCAGGGAGGAGTCAGTCCTGGGTAGTATCCCCCTGCCCAGCTATGTCATCTCAGCTGTGGAGCCAGAGGACCACATCAGCCGCAAGTACGCCTTCAAG GCGGAGCACAGTGGGATGAGAACGTACTTTTTCAGTGCTGACACCCAGGAGGACATGCATGGCTGGGTGAAAGCCATGAACCAGGCTGCCCTCATGCAGAACCACACCACCATGCTGAAGAG GCCTTCAGACAGTCAGAAATCCGAAAATTCAGATACATCCGAGTGCCAGGCAGTCCCACAGACCAACCACATCATCACCAACCACACCAAGACCAACCCCGAAGCACCCAACCCTCTCGCTGACGGCGTGGTCCTGGAACCTGTCGAGATCCACAGAGACACGGTGGACGCCGCTAGCATCCATCCAAACCCTCCACCAGTCACAGAGATCCCCAGAACCATAGACATGAAAATCTTCCCCACCAACCCCCTGGACCTCCCTTTTGACTCGGCCTCAGTGTCTGCGCCCGTCTCCAGGGCGCCGTCCTGTGTCCCGTCCCGCGCTCCTTCCCGCGGAGCCTCGACGCTGCCCCCCAGTGTCTTTTTGAGGAATGGCTTGATCCCCTCGCCAGTGCCAGAGCCCAATGGAATAGGGGCGGGGACATACCAGAGGGCCACGCTGCCACCTATGGAAAGGCAGGTGCAAAGGAGGAGCGCATTGGAGCAAGTGGAGGACTGGGTGCAGGTGCAGAAGGGAGAGCACAAAGT CCCCACCTCACGAGAAGGCTCCCTTCCTCGTCGTACCCCCCCAACGCAGCCCAAGTTCAGCAGGGTGGAGACCTACCAGTCCTTGCCAAAAACTCCCCGCCACAGCCCCCCAACTGCCGCTCGCCACGGTGAGTACAAGTACGCCCAGGACCGCCTCAGCCACTTCCGCCTCACACCAGACCCCCAGACGGGCACCCTGTCCAGGGAGGGAACGGGCCCGGGGGGCACCACTGTGTGGCAGCTCTACGAATGGCAGCAGCGTCATCAGTTCCGCCATGGCAGTCCCACTGCCCCTCTCTACACACCTGCCCCGGACTACCCGTTTGGCCCAAGGCCCCCCTCCACCGTGCCCCCCTCGGCCCCTCGACCCTCCTCAGAGGTGCCCCGTTGCATTTCTGTACCTCCGTCGCCCTCCGACATCCCTCCACCAGGACCCCCACCAGGCTACGGCcggaccctgtctccccctcgcAGACCACACATGCCTGCAGATCGAGTGACGGTCAGGCCCATGGGGGAGAGATCGGCACTGGACATGCCCTTAGCCGGCTCCCCTAGGCGAGCCAAGTCTCAGTTGCTCAAG ACTTCCACCATCGAGAGACGGTCTATGCCTTCTTCaggctacatcacacacacagtcagtgcaCCCAGCCTTCACGGAAAAACG CCCGAGgagctcaccctcctcctcattcAGCTCCGGAGGCACCAGACTAAGATGGCTAACGCGCGCCTCCACACGCTGACCCAGCTCCAGCAGCTCAGTGGCCCCACAGCCCCTCACTTCCTCACCAACAGCCTCACCAGACCCCTCGTCACCAGTGGCCCCTCACTGGGGTACTACATGTGCCCCTCAGGCCCCTGCTACTCCCAG GCTGACGATACCTACATGCAACTGAAGAAGGATCTGGAGTATCTAGACCTGAAG GTTGTTGGAAGTCAAACTTTAAAAGATGCGGGAAAACCAGTGAAGGTTGCAGAAAGTGACGTGGAT GTGAAACTGAGTCGTTTATGTGAGCAGGACAAGATTCTAAAGGCGTTGGCGACAACAATCAGTTCTCTGAAGGACGATAAG GACAAGCTGGAGAGTGTGCTGGATGTTTCCCACCAGCAGATGGAGCAGTACCAGGGCCAGCCGGCCCACGCTGAGAAGATCGCCTTCCAGCAGAGGCTGCTGCAGGAGGACCTGGTGCACATCAGGGCCGAGGTGTCAGGAGCCTCtacg GAGATGGCAAAGGCTTGGGATGAGTACAGCAGGATAGAGAGCTCTGTGGAACAGCTAAGGACGGCGCTGCATGCCCAAATGAACCACAGTGCCACCCCGCAG CAGGAGAAAGCAGAAATTAAGCGAGAGTTGTGGAGGATTGAGGATGTGATAGCAGGACTGAGCTCAAGCAAAGCCAACTACAAGGTCACCATCGACTCTGTACAGAACCCTG AGAGGAAAGTAGTGCCTTTTGTGTCGGACTCTGCAATACCTTCCCAGAGCGTCACGCTCCCCGTGGAGGAGATTCAGCCCCCCCCTCGCAGCTCCCAGCCAAGCCCCGCATcccacacactgcctcacaaaACCGTGCCAAATTGG GCTGAGGATGATGCTCCGCCCAGACCGCCGCTGCCCCAGCTCTACGACTATGAGGACGCACCCCCTGTGGTGCCGCCCCTCCCTAAAGAGGCGTCGGCTATCAGACACATGTCAGTACGAGGGCTCAAGCGCCAGTcggacgagaggaagagagacagggagagcggCCTTGTTACAAACGGGGACTGTAAG GTGGAGTTACGGTCGTACCTGAGTGAACCGGAACTGCCAGGGATGGGTCATACTGGCACTGATTTTGAGGGTGACCACCACACCCTCCCAAACAGAG gtctgTCTAGCTCCTCGTCCAGGCTGAACCAGTCCAGTAACATCTCCTCCTACGTGACCCTGAGGAGAGGAGCACCGGGCTCCCTGGGGAGG GAGAGGCCCAAGAGTGCCTTGGAGCGTCTGAATCCCGACTCCCAGCAGGCCCTGCCAGCGAGCAGCAGCCAGCCACGGGGCCGCATGAGCGCCGAGGAGCAGCTGGAGCGCATGAAGAAGCACCAGAGAGCGCTGGTGCGAGAGCGGAAGAGGAACCTTAGCCACGGGGAACGCTACTCCACCAcggctgcctcctcctcccggccagctcccccctcctccgctgTCGACCTGGGCCCC CAACAGCAGCAAAGGATGAAGACTCCGTTGGAGGAGAGACAGCGGGCCGAGGACCAGAGTGATGAGGGGAGTGGTGTGCCAAAGGAAAGGGAGAAGCTCCAGTTAGACGAGTGGATGACTGTGATAGCCAAGCCCATGAGAGAGGTGGACCTGGACCCTCTTGATTATGACTTGGACATCAGCCGTGAG CTGTCCAAGCCCCAGAAGGTCCTTATCCCAGAGCGCTACGTAGAGTCTGACCCCGATGAGCCTGTGAGCCAGGAGGAGATGGACCAACGGTCACGCAGAGCAGATCGCATCAAAAACATCCTGGCCAAATCCAG TGTCCAGCATTTGCCACCATCTGGGGCGGGCGTGTCGCTGGACTTCACCGACCTGGACTCGGCCCTacagcagcaggagaggatCATGAGTGTGTCCCATGCCCTAGCCTCCGAGGCTTCCCGCAAAAGCAAGGAAGTCACAG CCAAGGCCGTGTCTGAACTTTAA